One window of Triticum aestivum cultivar Chinese Spring unplaced genomic scaffold, IWGSC CS RefSeq v2.1 scaffold2660, whole genome shotgun sequence genomic DNA carries:
- the LOC123172882 gene encoding HMG1/2-like protein, with translation MKGAKSKGAAKADTKLAVKSKGAEKPAAKGKKGKAGKDPNKPKRAPSAFFVFMGEFREEFKQKNPKNKSVAAVGKAAGERWKSLSESEKAPYVAKANKLKGEYNKAIAAYNKGESAAAAAPKKAAAKEVEEEDEEESDKSKSEINDDDDDEGSDEDEDDDE, from the exons ATGAAGGGGGCCAAATCCAAGGGCGCCGCCAAGGCCGACACCAA GTTGGCGGTGAAGAGCAAGggggcggagaagccggcggccaaggggaagaAGGGCAAGGCCGGCAAGGACCCCAACAAGCCCAAGAGGGCGccctccgccttcttcgtcttcat GGGCGAGTTCCGCGAGGAGTTCAAGCAGAAGAACCCCAAGAACAAGTCCGTCGCCGCC GTCGGCAAAGCGGCCGGTGAGAGGTGGAAGAGCTTGAGCGAATCG GAGAAGGCCCCCTACGTGGCCAAGGCCAACAAGCTCAAGGGCGAGTACAACAAGGCCATCGCCGCCTACAACAAGGGCGAG AGTGCTGCTGCTGCCGCCCCAAAGAAGGCGGCCgccaaggaggtggaggaggaagatgaggaggaatcCGACAAGTCCAAGTCGGAGATcaatgacgacgatgacgatgagggtAGCGATGAG gacgaggacgacgacgagtgA